The region GCACGCGACCTTCGCGATACCACTCCGTACGCGCGATTTCGATACCGTTCAGACGGCCTGCGCTCATGATCTTGATGCCTTGGGCACCCAGACGCATCGCGTTCTGCATCGCACGCTTCATCGCGCGACGGAACATGATCCGGCGCTCGAGCTGTTGCGTGATCGAATCAGCGATCAGCTGAGCATCGGTTTCCGGCTTGCGGATCTCTTCGATGTTGACGTGAACCGGCACGCCCATGCGGCGTTGCAGTTCCGTCTTCAGCTGTTCGATATCCTCGCCCTTCTTGCCGATGACGACGCCCGGACGCGAGCTGTAAATCGTGATGCGCGCGTTCTTTGCCGGACGCTCGATGACGACCCGACCGACCGAAGCGTTCTTCAGCTTCTTCTTCAGGTATTCACGAACACCGATGTCTTCCTGCAGCATCGCCGCGAAATTGTTGTTGTTCGCGTACCAACGCGAAGCCCAATTGCGGCTGACAGCCAGGCGGAAGCCAGTCGGATGAATTTTCTGTCCCATCGTATGGCTCCTTAATTCCCGACCGTCACAGTGATGTGACAGGATTGCTTCTCGATGCGGTTACCGCGGCCCTTGGCGCGCGCGGTGAAACGCTTGAGCGATGCAGCCTTGTCGACGTAGATGCTCTTGATCTTGAGCTCGTCGATATCAGCGCCTTCGTTGTGCTCCGCATTCGCGATTGCCGACAGCACAACCTTCTTCACGATGCCAGCCGCCTTCTTCGGCGAGAACGTCAGAACGTTCAGCGCCTTGTCGACCGGCAAACCGCGGATCTGGTCAGCCACAAGGCGCGTTTTTTGCGCCGAGATGCGGGCACCGCGATGAATTGCTTTCACTTCCATCTTGATTGCCCCTTATTTCTTGGCCTTCTTGTCGGCCGCGTGACCCTTGAACGTACGGGTCAGTGCGAACTCGCCAAGCTTGTGGCCGACCATGTTTTCCGAGATGTACACCGGAACGTGTTGACGGCCGTTGTGAACAGCGATCGTCAGGCCGATGAAATCCGGCAGAATCGTCGAGCGACGCGACCAGGTCTTGATCGGCTTTTTGTCGCGCGAAGCTGCAGCCGCCTCAACTTTCTTCAGCAAATGGGCGTCGCAGAACGGACCTTTTTTTACAGAACGTGCCATTGCCTACTCCTTAACGCTTGTGACGGCGCTGGACGATCATCGTCGTCGTGCGCTTGTTGCTGCGGGTGCGGTAACCCTTAGCCGGCGTACCCCACGGGCTCACCGGGTCGCGACCTGCAGCCGTCTTGCCCTCACCACCACCGTGCGGGTGATCAACCGGGTTCATCGCAACGCCACGCACCGTCGGGCGGATACCGCGCCAGCGGTTCGCGCCGGCCTTGCCGATTTGGCGCAGGCTATGCTCTTCGTTGCCGACTTCACCGATCGTTGCACGGCACTCGATGTGCACGCGGCGGATTTCGCCCGAACGCAGACGAACCTGCGCGTAGACGCCTTCACGCGCCAGCAGCATGGCCGACGTGCCAGCCGAACGCGCCATTTGCGCGCCCTTGCCCGGCAGCATCTCGATGCAGTGGATCGTCGTACCGACCGGAATGTTGCGGATCGGCAGCGTGTTGCCTGCACGGATCGGCGCTTCCGAACCCGACATCAGCTGTTGGCCGACGGTCAGGCCCTTCGGGGCGATGATGTAGCGACGCTCGCCGTCTGCGTAGAGCACCAGCGCGATGTTCGCGCTGCGGTTCGGGTCGTACTCGAGACGCTCGACCTTTGCCGGGATGCCGTCCTTCGTGCGACGGAAATCGACGATACGGTAGTGATGCTTGTGACCACCGCCCTTGTGACGGGTGGTGATGCGACCGTTGTTGTTACGGCCGGCGGTCGAGCTCTGCGAATCGAGCAGTGCCGCGTACGGCTTGCCCTGGTGCAGGCTCTTGTTGACCACCTTGACCATCGCGCGGCGACCCGGCGAAGTCGGTTTAACTTTCACGATTGCCATGATTACTTGGCCTCCGCTTCAAAGTTGATTTCCTGGCCGGGCTTCAGGCAAACGTACGCCTTCTTCACGTCCTTGCGGCGGCCCATCGAACGGCCGAAGCGCTTTTGCTTGCCCTTCTGAACCAGCACGTTGACCGAATCAACTTCAACCTTGAACAGCAGCTCGACAGCCGCCTTCACTTCCTGCTTCGTGGCATCCGGTGCGACTTCGAACACGACTTGCTCGTTCTTGTCGGCAACCAGCGTCGCCTTTTCCGAGATCACCGGTGCGAGCAGGACCTGCATCAAACGATGATCGTTCTTGCGAATCTCGCTCATGACAGCAACTCCTCGATCTGGGCGACCGCAGCCTTCGTGACCAGCACTTTCTTGAAGTAGATCAGCGACAGCGGGTCAGCGTAGCGCGGCTCGACAATCGCCACGTGCGGCAGGTTGCGCGAAGCCAGGTACAGGTTCTCGTCGACCGTGTCCGTGATGATCAGAACGGAGTCGAGACCCATGGTCTTGAATTTGTCAGCCAGCAGCTTGGTCTTCGGCGCTTCGAGGACGATGTCTTCGACGACCGACAGACGGCCTTCACGGGCCAGCTGCGAGAAGATCGAGCAGAGACCTGCGCGATGCATCTTCTTGTTGACCTTGTGCGAGAAGTTTTCTTCCGGCGAGTTCGGGAAGATGCGACCACCGCCACGCCACAGCGGGCTCGACGACATACCGGCACGAGCACGGCGCGTACCCTTCTGACGCCACGGCTTCTTGGTGGTGTGCTTGACTTGCTCGCGGTCCTTCTGTGCGCGGTTACCCTGGCGAGCATTCGCCTGGTACGCGACGACGACCTGGTGGATCAGCGCTTCGTTGTAGTCACGACCGAACACGACGTCCGACGCGTTGACCACTGCACCTTCCTGACCATTTTCGTTCAGGAGCTTGAGTTCCATTATTTCGCCCCCTTGGTCTTGACGGCCGGCGTCACGAAAACCTTGCCGCCCTTCGCGCCCGGAATCGCGCCCTTGACGAGCAGCAGCTTGCGCTCTGCGTCGATACGAGCGATTTCGAGGTTCTGCACCGTCACCGTAACGTCACCGAGGTGACCCGTCATGCGCTTGCCCGGGAAAACGCGACCCGGATCCTGCGCCATACCGATCGAGCCCGGCACGTTGTGCGAGCGCGAGTTACCGTGCGTAGCACGGCCGGAGGAGAAGTTGTAACGCTTGATCGTACCGGCGTAGCCCTTACCGATCGACACGCCTTGCACGTCGACCTTCTGGCCTACTTCGAAAAGATCTGCACCGACCACGGCGCCATTCGACAGCTCGGCTGCCTTGGCCGCGTCAATGCGGAATTCCTTGAGGATTTCACCGGCTTCGACACCGGCTTTGGCGAGATGACCTGCCAGCGGCTTCGTCACGCGCGATGCGCGGCGGGAGCCGAATGCAACCTGCACGGCCGTGTAGCCGTCGGTTTCAACAGTCTTGATCTGCGTCACGCGGTTGTCCGACACGTCCAGCACGGTGACGGGAATCGAATCCCCTTCAGCCGTGAAGATACGGGTCATGCCAACCTTGCGACCTACGAGTCCAAGGCTCATCATTTTCTCCATTCCCGACTGCGATTGGTCGGGGCTGATTTACAAAATGCCGGGCACGCAAGGCCCAACTTTTTTACGCGAATACGCGAAAAGCCAAGCAGTATAGCCCGAGTTTTCGATTTCCGCAAGCAATACAAAGACTTAGCACCACCGAGCGGACCAGGCGGCGCCGAAAGCCTTACTGCAGCTTGATTTCCACGTCGACGCCAGCCGGCAGATCGAGCTTCATCAGCGCGTCGACCGTCTTGTCGGTCGGATCGACGATGTCCATCAGGCGCTGGTGGGTACGGATTTCGAGCTGATCGCGCGACGTCTTGTTGACGTGCGGCGAGCGCAGGATGTCAAAACGCTGAATGCGCGTCGGCAGCGGCACCGGGCCACGGACGATTGCGCCAGTCCGCTTCGCGGTATCGACGATTTCGGCAGCCGATTGATCGATCAGACGATAGTCGAAAGCCTTCAGGCGAATGCGGATTTTTTGTTGCTGCATGACGATTCCTTGAAAAGAGCGAGGCGATGTTGCATCGCCGGACACTAAAAGAACGCGAAACCTGTTGCCTGCGGGGAGCGAAGCGTCTGGTTCCGAACGGCACTTCCACTGCTAAGCCCGCGATTCTACACGAAAATTCGCCGCGGTGGCGGGCGTTTTTCGATGCCGCGGCCGGCGCCCCACAAAGAAAAACCGGGTGCCAGGTCAAACTGGACACCCGGTTTCGACGGTATGACTGCCTACCGTAGAATCGCGGACCCTGGAAGGGCCCGCGGATCGTCGATATTACTCGATGATCTTGGCGACGACGCCTGCGCCGACGGTACGGCCGCCTTCGCGGATTGCGAAGCGCAGACCTTCTTCCATCGCGATCGGCGCGATCAGCTTCACCGTGATCGACACGTTGTCGCCCGGCATCACCATTTCCTTGTCCTTCGGCAGCTCGATCGAACCCGTCACGTCCGTCGTACGGAAGTAGAACTGCGGACGGTAGTTGTTGAAGAACGGCGTGTGACGGCCGCCTTCGTCCTTGCTCAGCACGTACACTTCTGCCGTGAAGTGCGTGTGCGGCGTGATCGAACCCGGCTTCGCCAGAACCTGGCCGCGCTCCACGTCTTCACGCTTCGTGCCGCGCAGCAGGATACCGACGTTGTCGCCCGCCTGACCTTGGTCCAGCAGCTTGCGGAACATTTCAACGCCCGTGCAGGTCGTCTTCACCGTCGGCTTGATACCGACGATTTCGATTTCCTCGCCGACCTTGATGATGCCGCGCTCCACACGACCCGTCACCACCGTACCGCGGCCCGAGATCGAGAACACGTCTTCCACCGGCATCAGGAACGCGCCGTCAACCGCACGCTCCGGCGTCGGGATGTACGTGTCCAGTGCGTCTGCCAGGTTCATGATCGCCACTTCGCCCAGCTCGCCCGTGTCGCCTTCCAGCGCCAGCTTTGCCGAACCCTTCACGATCGGCGTGTCGTCGCCCGGGAAGTCGTACTTCGACAGCAGCTCGCGAACTTCCATCTCGACCAGCTCGAGCAGTTCAGCGTCGTCCACCATGTCGCACTTGTTCAGGAACACGATGATGTACGGAACGCCAACCTGACGCGCCAGCAGGATGTGCTCACGCGTTTGCGGCATCGGGCCGTCTGCTGCCGAGCACACCAGGATCGCGCCGTCCATCTGCGCCGCGCCCGTGATCATGTTCTTCACATAGTCAGCGTGGCCCGGGCAGTCGACGTGTGCGTAGTGGCGGTTTGCCGTTTCGTACTCGACGTGTGCCGTGTTGATCGTGATGCCGCGCGCCTTTTCTTCCGGTGCCGCGTCGATCTGGTCGTACGCCTTCGCTTCGCCGCCGAACTTCTTCGTCAGAACCGTCGTGATCGCTGCCGTCAGCGTCGTCTTGCCGTGGTCAACGTGACCAATCGTACCAACGTTGACGTGCGGCTTGGTCCGCTCAAACTTTTCTTTTGCCATGATTCTCTTCTTTCAAAAAATATCGGTTGATAGCTGAGATTTACTTCGACTTCGCGCTGATGATCGCTTCAGCAACGTTGCGCGGAGCTTCGGCGTAGTGCTTGAACTCCATCGTGTACGTTGCACGACCTTGCGTCAGCGAACGCAGCGACGTCGAGTAACCGAACATTTCCGACAGCGGCACTTCGGCGCGAACGATCTTGCCGCCGCCGACCATGTCTTCCATGCCCTGGACGATGCCGCGACGGCCCGACAGGTCGCCCATCACGTTGCCCATGTAGTCTTCCGGCGTCTCGACTTCGACAGCCATCATCGGCTCGAGGACGACCGGGTTCGCCTTGCGCATTGCTTCCTTGAACGCCATCGAACCGGCCATGCGGAACGCGTTTTCGTTCGAGTCAACGTCGTGGTACGAACCGAACGTCAGGTGAACCTTCACGTCGACGACCGGGAAGCCAGCCAGCACGCCCGACTTCAGCGTGTCCTGGATACCCTTGTCGACCGCCGGGATGTATTCACGCGGAATCACACCACCCTTGATCTCGTCGAAGAACTCGTAGCCCTTGCCCTGCTCGTTCGGCTCGAGCGTAATGACCGCGTGACCGTACTGGCCGCGACCACCCGACTGCTTGACGAACTTGCCGTCGACGTCCTTCGCCGTCGAGCGGATCGTTTCGCGGTACGCAACCTGCGGCTTGCCGACGGTCGCTTCCACGCCGAATTCACGCTTCATCCGGTCGACCAGAATTTCGAGGTGGAGCTCGCCCATGCCCGAAATGATGGTCTGGCCCGACTCTTCGTCGGTTTGCACTCGGAACGACGGGTCTTCCTGCGCGAGACGGTTCAGCGCGAGGCCCATCTTTTCCTGGTCGGCCTTCGTCTTCGGCTCGACGGCCTGCGAGATCACCGGCTCCGGGAACACCATGCGCTCGAGAACGATCGGGTTCGCCGGGTCGCACAGCGTGTCGCCCGTGGTTGCTTCCTTCAGGCCGACCGCTGCGGCGATGTCGCCTGCACGGACTTCCTTGATTTCTTCACGCTGGTTCGCGTGCATCTGCAGAATACGGCCGAGGCGTTCCTTCTTGCCCTTGGTCGAGTTCAGCAGCGTATCGCCCGAGTTGACGACGCCCGAGTACACACGGAAGAAGATCAGCTGGCCGACGAACGGGTCGGTCATGATCTTGAACGCGAGCGACGAGAACTTCTCGTCGTCCGACGCCTTGCGCTCCGCTTCTTCGCCGTTTTCGAGCTCGCCCTTGACCGGCGGGATGTCGACCGGCGACGGCAGGAAGTCGATCACGGCGTCGAGCATACGCTGCACGCCCTTGTTCTTGAACGCGGTGCCGCAGAGCATCGGCTGGATTTCGCACGCGATCGTACGGTCGCGCAGCGCCTTGACGATGTCGGCTTCCGGCAGATCGCCTTCTTCCAGGTACTTGTTCATCAGGTCTTCGCTGGCTTCAGCAGCCGCTTCGACCATCTTTTCGCGCCATTCCTTGCAGGTGTCTGCGAGCTCGGCCGGGATGTCGATGTAGTCGAACTTCGTGCCTTGCGACGCTTCGTCCCAAATGATCGCCTTCATCTTGATCAGGTCGACCACGCCCTTGAAGTTTTCTTCCGCGCCGATCGGCACCACGACCGGAACCGGGTTCGCCTTCAGGCGCAGACGGAGCTGGTCGTAGACCTTGAAGAAGTTCGCGCCGGTGCGGTCCATCTTGTTGACGAACGCGAGACGCGGCACCTTGTACTTGTTGGCCTGGCGCCACACCGTTTCCGACTGCGGCTGCACGCCGCCCACTGCGCAGTACACCATGCACGCGCCGTCGAGCACGCGCATCGAGCGCTCCACTTCGATCGTGAAGTCGACGTGGCCCGGGGTGTCGATGATGTTGATGCGGTGTTCCGGATAGTTGCCGCCCATGCCCTTCCAGAAGGCGGTGGTGGCAGCGGACGTGATCGTGATGCCACGCTCTTGTTCCTGCTCCATCCAGTCCATCGTTGCTGCGCCGTCGTGGACTTCACCGATCTTGTGGTTCACACCGGTGTAAAACAGAATGCGCTCGGTCGTCGTCGTTTTGCCGGCGTCGATGTGAGCGCTAATACCGATATTGCGGTAGCGCTCGATAGGAGTCTTGCGAGCCACTTTGATCCTCTACTGGGATGACGTGATGCAGCCCTGCTGCATCACGCCTCAACACAAACGGGCGAGGCGCCTGAAAAGCGCACCCGCCCGGAATTTATTTCCGCAAACAGCCCAGCCAGGCGCTTAGAAACGGAAATGCGAGAACGCGCGGTTGGCTTCTGCCATGCGGTGAACTTCATCGCGCTTCTTCATCGCGCCGCCACGGCCTTCGGCCGCTTCGGTGAGTTCGCCTGCCAGACGCAGAGCCATCGACTTCTCGCTGCGCTTCTTCGCAGCCTCACGCAGCCAGCGCATCGCCAATGCCATACGACGCGACGGGCGCACTTCGACCGGAACTTGATAGTTGGCACCACCAACGCGGCGGCTCTTCACTTCGACCACCGGCTTCACGTTGTTGAGCGCAACGGTGAACACTTCCAGCGGGTCCTTGCCACCCTTGGTCTGGATCTGTTCGAATGCGCCATAAACGATGCGCTCTGCGACCGACTTCTTGCCGGACAGCATCAGCATGTTCATGAACTTGGCTACATCAACGTTGCCGAACTTCGGATCCGGCAACACTTCCCGCTTGGGGACTTCGCGACGACGCGGCATGATTCTTCCTTTACCTGTTCAGTTGGAGCTGAATTCAGCCCCGCGGCCACCAACAAACCCGATCACATCTTCACGACTAACCAGCTTGGCCGGGTGACCACTTACTCGACAGCACCGGCAATCCGGCACTCCCGCCTTGACCGCCCTGCGGCGATCCCTGATCAAAAACTGCTTACTTGGCAGCCTTTGCACGCTTCGCGCCGTACTTCGAGCGCGCTTGCTTACGGTCCTTGACGCCCTGGGTATCCAGCGAGCCGCGAACCATGTGGTAACGCACACCCGGCAAGTCCTTCACACGGCCGCCGCGGATCAGCACAACCGAGTGTTCCTGCAGGTTGTGGCCTTCACCGCCGATGTACGAAATCACTTCGAAGCCGTTCGTCAGACGAACCTTGGCAACCTTACGGAGTGCCGAGTTCGGCTTCTTCGGCGTCGTCGTGTACACACGGGTGCACACGCCGCGACGCTGGGGGCAGTCCTGCAGGGCCGGGCTCTTGCTCTTCGTCGTTTCCGACTGACGGCCTTTGCGAACCAGTTGGTTGATGGTTGGCATTGTTTATTCCTGAAATTGAACAAAATCTGCACATCGATTTCGGGCAAAGCGAGAATCGACGCACAGTTGACTTCCGAACCGGCGATACGGACACAAACCGCTTCGAACCACTTTCGACGCGACTCGGCCCACCGATTACCGGAACCCAGCATGATATTCCGGAAATGCCAACTAAGTCAACGGCTTGCGTGATTCGCCGGCGGTACGGCCCGTTTACCGAAAGGGTCGGAACAGCTGTGTCACGCCGATTCGACGACGTCGATGATCTCGTCGCCAAAGCGTTCGAGCTTGCGTACGCCCATGCCGGGGATGTGGCGAAGGTCGTCGATCGTCTCCGGCGCGTTGCGCGCGATTTCGGCGAGCGTCGCGTCGTGGAAGATCACGTAGGCGGGCACGCCGTCGGACTTCGCGGTTTCCGCACGCCACGCGCGCAGCGCGTCCCAGCGCGCGCGCTCGCGCGTGCCCATGCCGGCCGTCGGATCGACGCGCGTGCCGCTGCGGCTCGACGACTGGCGCGTGCGCTGCGGCTTCACATAGCGGCGCAGCGTGACCTTCTCCTCGTTCTTCAGCACGGGCTTCGCGGCCTCGGTGAGCACCAGCGCACCGAAACCGCCATGATCGACGGCAAGATAGCCGTACGCGACGAGTTGCCGGAAAATCGCGCGCCACTCCGGCTCGGACAGCGACGCGCCGATCCCGAACGTGCTCAGTTGTTCGTGTCCGCGCTGCAGCACCTTCTCGGTGCGGTTGCCGCGCAGGATCTCGATAAGATGGCTCGCGCCGAAATTGAAGCCGCTCGCGCGCTGCGCGCGGAACACGCACGACAACGCCATCTGCGCCTCGCGCGTCGCATCCCAGGAATCTGGCGGCTCAAGGCATGTGTCGCAGTTGCCGCACGGCTGGCTCGCTTCGCCGAAGTAATTCAGCAGCCGCACGCGGCGGCACGAGATCGTCTCGCACAGCCCGAGCAGCGCGTCGAGCTTCGACGTCTGCACGCGCTTGTGCGCGTCGTCCGCATCCGATTCGTCGATCATCTTGCGCTGCTGCACGACGTCGCCGAGGCCGTACGCCATCCACGCATTCGCAGGCAATCCGTCGCGGCCCGCGCGACCGGTTTCCTGGTAATAGCCTTCGACGCTCTTCGGCAAATCGAGGTGGGCGACGAAGCGCACGTCCGGCTTGTCGATGCCCATGCCGAATGCGATCGTCGCGCACATGACGATGCCTTCCTCGCGCTGGAACATTTCCTGGTGCTTCTGACGCACCTCGAATTCCATCCCGGCGTGATACGGCAGCGCGCGCACGCCCTGCGCCTTCAGCCATTCGGCGGTTTCCTCGACCTTGCGGCGCGACAGACAGTAGACGACGCCCGCGTCGGTCGTGCCGTCCGCATTCGTATGCTCGGCGCGGATGAAGTCGAGCAGCTGCGAGCGAGCGTTGTCCTTTTCGACGATCCGATAGCGGATGTTCGGACGATCGAAGCTCGACACGAAGACGCGCGCATCGTCGAGTGCGAGGCGATGAATGATCTCGTCGCGGGTGATTGCGTCGGCGGTGGCCGTCAGCGCGATGCGCGGCACCGACGGAAAGCGCTCGTGCAGCACCGACAGCTGGATGTATTCGGGGCGGAAGTCATGACCCCACTGCGACACGCAGTGCGCCTCGTCGATCGCAAACAGGCCGATCTTCGCGCGCTCGAGCAGCTCGAGAAAACGCCCGGTCATCAGGCGCTCAGGCGCGACGTACAACAGGTCGATCTCGCCTTCGCGCAGCGCACGCTCGGTGGCCGCGGCCTCGGCGCCGGACAGCGTCGAGTTCAGGAAGGCCGCGCGCACGCCGACCTCGCTGAGCGCGGCGACCTGATCCTGCATCAGCGCGATCAGCGGCGACACGACAATGCCCGCGCCGTGCCCGGCCTCGCGGCGCAGCAGCGCCGGAATCTGATAGCACAGCGACTTGCCGCCGCCGGTCGGCATCAGCACGAGGCAATCGCCGCCGCCGGCGACGTGTTCGACGATCTCGCCCTGCTGGCCGCGAAATGCGGAATAACCAAAGACTTCGTCGAGGATTTCGAGGGCGCGAGACATGAATGAAGAGTTGAAAGACTGCTGACGGCAACGATCCGGATTCTAGCAACCTTTGCGGCGCGCAAAGCCGCTTCGCACAGGGTTAGCCATTCGGACAATGCTCATTCGACGGATTGCAAACCGGGACTCCCGGTGAAAAACGCTCGTCATCCACCGACGTCGGTCGCTGTGCGGTGCTCACAAAAACCGTGAGAAATTCCATGTTTCTCTACGGGAAGGCCGTCGATACAGTGGGCTCCGAGGTTGAGCATCATACTGACCGAATCCCGCCAGCGGTTCCACCTTATTCCATTAGGAGACCGAGGCATCCGTGCCGTCGTCGCAGCAGGAAGACATCGTCTCTTATGCTGGCGCCGGCCGGCGGCACGACTCGCGACCTGGCGCGTCGATATCGGGCGCAAAAAAAAACCGCCCGGCTGAACCGGGCGGTTTCGACGACAGCGAATACGCAGCGTAAGGCGGCTCGCGCCGGCCCCGCGCTTACTCGGCTGCCGGGTGTTGCGGCTCTTCCGCGGGCGCGCTCGGCGTGCCGAAGTCGAATGCCTCTTCCGCTGCGATCTGGTCGAAACGCTCGCGGTCGGACATTTCCTTCGCCTTGCGTGCCTTGTGGAACGCGAGACCCGTACCGGCCGGGATCAAACGGCCGACGATCACGTTTTCCTTCAGGCCGCGCAGATCGTCGCGCTTGCCCATGATCGCCGCTTCGGTCAGCACGCGGGTCGTTTCCTGGAACGATGCCGCGGAAATGAACGAGTCGGTCGACAGCGACGCCTTCGTGATACCGAGCAGCACGTTGTCGTACGAGGCCGGACGCTTGCCTTCGGCGATCATGCGATCGTTCTCGTCCAGCATGTCCGAACGCTCGACCTGTTCGCCCGGGATGAAGCGCGTATCACCGTTGTCGGTGATCTGCACACGACGCAGCATCTGGCGAACGATCACCTCGATGTGCTTGTCGTTGATCTTCACGCCCTGCAGACGATACACGTCCTGCACTTCGTCGACGATGTAGCGCGACAGCGCCTCGATACCCTGCAGACGCAGGATGTCGTGCGGATCGGCCGGGCCGTCCACGATCATTTCGCCCTTGTTGACGACCTGAGCATCGTGGACCAGCACCTGCTTTTCCTTCGCGATCAGGAACTCGTGCTGATTGCCTTCGAGGTCCGTGATGACGAGACGCTGCTTGCCCTTCGTGTCCTTGCCGAACGACGTCGTACCGGTGACTTCCGCGAGAATGCCGGCATCCTTCGGCGAACGCGCTTCGAACAGCTCCGCCACCCGCGGCAGACCGCCGGTAATGTCACGCGTCTTCTGCGCTTCGGTCGGGATACGTGCGAGCACTTCACCCACCTGCACCTGCTGGCCGTCCTTCACGGTAATCAGTGCGCCGACCTGGAAGCCGATCTGCACCGCGTGTTCCGTGCCCGGAATCTTCACTTCCTCGCCGTTCGCGTCGAGCAGCTTCACCTGCGGACGCACGCTCTTCGAAGCTTGCGAGCCGCGACGCTTCACGTCGATCACGACCAGCGTCGACAGGCCGGTCACGTCGTCGATCTGCTTCGCGACGGTCACGCCTTCCTCGACGTTCTCGAACTTCACCGTACCACCGTACTCGGTGATGATCGGACGCGTCATCGGATCCCACGTGGCCAACTGCGTGCCGGCCTTGATCGTCGCGCCGTCGAGCTGCAGCAGCGTCGCGCCGTACGGGATCTTGTGACGTTCGCGCTCGCGGCCGATATCGTCGGTGATCAGCGCCTCGCCCGAACGCGAGATGACGATCTGCTCGCCCTTCGCGTTGGTGACGTAACGCATCGTGGCCGTGAAGCGCACGATACCGTTGCTCTTCGCTTCGACCGACGACGCCACTGCCGCACGCGATGCCGCACCACCGATGTGGAACGTACGCATCGTCAGCTGCGTGCCCGGCTCACCGATCGACTGTGCCGCGATCACGCCGACTGCTTCGCCGACGTTCACCAGCGAGCCGCGGCCGAGGTCGCGGCCATAGCAGGCTGCGCACAGACCGTAACGCGTTTCGCAGGTGAGCGGCGTGCGCACGCGCACTTCGTCGATGCCGAGGCGTTCGATTTCCTCGACCGCCGTTTCGTCGAGCAGCGTGCCCGATTCGTACAGCGTTTCCTGCGTTTCCGGATTCACGACGTCCGCGACCGCGACGCGGCCGAGGATACGGTCGCGCAGCGCTTCGACGACTTCACCGCCTTCGACCAGCGCCTTCATCGCGACGCCATTCGACGTGCCGCAATCGTCCTCGACGACCACCAGATCCTGCGTGACGTCGACGAGACGACGCGTCAGGTAACCCGAGTTCGCAGTCTTCAGTGCCGTATCAGCCAGACCCTTACGTG is a window of Burkholderia latens DNA encoding:
- the rplC gene encoding 50S ribosomal protein L3, whose amino-acid sequence is MSLGLVGRKVGMTRIFTAEGDSIPVTVLDVSDNRVTQIKTVETDGYTAVQVAFGSRRASRVTKPLAGHLAKAGVEAGEILKEFRIDAAKAAELSNGAVVGADLFEVGQKVDVQGVSIGKGYAGTIKRYNFSSGRATHGNSRSHNVPGSIGMAQDPGRVFPGKRMTGHLGDVTVTVQNLEIARIDAERKLLLVKGAIPGAKGGKVFVTPAVKTKGAK
- the rplV gene encoding 50S ribosomal protein L22 produces the protein MEVKAIHRGARISAQKTRLVADQIRGLPVDKALNVLTFSPKKAAGIVKKVVLSAIANAEHNEGADIDELKIKSIYVDKAASLKRFTARAKGRGNRIEKQSCHITVTVGN
- the rpsJ gene encoding 30S ribosomal protein S10: MQQQKIRIRLKAFDYRLIDQSAAEIVDTAKRTGAIVRGPVPLPTRIQRFDILRSPHVNKTSRDQLEIRTHQRLMDIVDPTDKTVDALMKLDLPAGVDVEIKLQ
- the rplW gene encoding 50S ribosomal protein L23; translated protein: MSEIRKNDHRLMQVLLAPVISEKATLVADKNEQVVFEVAPDATKQEVKAAVELLFKVEVDSVNVLVQKGKQKRFGRSMGRRKDVKKAYVCLKPGQEINFEAEAK
- the rplB gene encoding 50S ribosomal protein L2, yielding MAIVKVKPTSPGRRAMVKVVNKSLHQGKPYAALLDSQSSTAGRNNNGRITTRHKGGGHKHHYRIVDFRRTKDGIPAKVERLEYDPNRSANIALVLYADGERRYIIAPKGLTVGQQLMSGSEAPIRAGNTLPIRNIPVGTTIHCIEMLPGKGAQMARSAGTSAMLLAREGVYAQVRLRSGEIRRVHIECRATIGEVGNEEHSLRQIGKAGANRWRGIRPTVRGVAMNPVDHPHGGGEGKTAAGRDPVSPWGTPAKGYRTRSNKRTTTMIVQRRHKR
- the rpsS gene encoding 30S ribosomal protein S19, with the protein product MARSVKKGPFCDAHLLKKVEAAAASRDKKPIKTWSRRSTILPDFIGLTIAVHNGRQHVPVYISENMVGHKLGEFALTRTFKGHAADKKAKK
- the rpsC gene encoding 30S ribosomal protein S3; this encodes MGQKIHPTGFRLAVSRNWASRWYANNNNFAAMLQEDIGVREYLKKKLKNASVGRVVIERPAKNARITIYSSRPGVVIGKKGEDIEQLKTELQRRMGVPVHVNIEEIRKPETDAQLIADSITQQLERRIMFRRAMKRAMQNAMRLGAQGIKIMSAGRLNGIEIARTEWYREGRVPLHTLRADIDYATSEAKTTYGIIGVKVWVYKGDTLGRNDAPVVEEVAEDKRPRRNARPGDRRPRRDGEGGAPGARRGAPRRGAGKPEDGKTGE
- the tuf gene encoding elongation factor Tu yields the protein MAKEKFERTKPHVNVGTIGHVDHGKTTLTAAITTVLTKKFGGEAKAYDQIDAAPEEKARGITINTAHVEYETANRHYAHVDCPGHADYVKNMITGAAQMDGAILVCSAADGPMPQTREHILLARQVGVPYIIVFLNKCDMVDDAELLELVEMEVRELLSKYDFPGDDTPIVKGSAKLALEGDTGELGEVAIMNLADALDTYIPTPERAVDGAFLMPVEDVFSISGRGTVVTGRVERGIIKVGEEIEIVGIKPTVKTTCTGVEMFRKLLDQGQAGDNVGILLRGTKREDVERGQVLAKPGSITPHTHFTAEVYVLSKDEGGRHTPFFNNYRPQFYFRTTDVTGSIELPKDKEMVMPGDNVSITVKLIAPIAMEEGLRFAIREGGRTVGAGVVAKIIE
- the rplD gene encoding 50S ribosomal protein L4 — translated: MELKLLNENGQEGAVVNASDVVFGRDYNEALIHQVVVAYQANARQGNRAQKDREQVKHTTKKPWRQKGTRRARAGMSSSPLWRGGGRIFPNSPEENFSHKVNKKMHRAGLCSIFSQLAREGRLSVVEDIVLEAPKTKLLADKFKTMGLDSVLIITDTVDENLYLASRNLPHVAIVEPRYADPLSLIYFKKVLVTKAAVAQIEELLS